GGGAACGACGTTCCGGCGGTCGCGGCGAGCTCCTCGACGGTCTCGAGGAGCGTTGCGGACGGCGTTTCGTCCACGGCGGCGGCGCCGGCGAGGACGGCGAGTTCGAGGACGTCGCGCTCGAGGTTCGCGTCGTGGCTCGCCGGATCGACGACGTCGCCGCTGTCATCACGGTCGTCGAGGCGGTGAGTCTGGTCCTGGCCGAACGCCTGGACCGTCCGGACCGCCTTGCCGGCGGCGTCGGTGCGAGCGAGGAGGTAGAATCCGCGGGCGACGAGGATATCCGCAGCCAGGATCTCGAGGTCGCCGTCGATGTCCTGGCCGCCGTCGGTCCACGGCTCGGAGTGGGCCAGTGATCGCGTGAGGCGGAGTCCTTCGTAGATGAGCTGGACGCCGGCCGCGTGCGTGACGACGCCGTCGGTCTCGGCGGAGTCGCGTTCGTCCGTCTCGTCGCGTACGGTGGTCGCCTCGGACGCGACCGCTGTGGCGCTCTCGAGTGCGAGTGCACCAGGAAGCATCGATGCGTCATCGAGCGTCGATTCGATGAAGTCGTGCAACCGCGGTGGTTCGACGTCCGCGACAGCCTCGACGGCCGCCCGCCGACATCTGTCGGCCTGTTCCATCATGGGGCCGTTACGAGGGAGGAGGCAAAGACCTTTGGAAACGCCCGGTAGAGTCGTGGCATGATCGACGCTGACGACGACGGCTCGTTCCGGATCGTCACGATCGAGCGGCCTGCGCGGCGAAACGCGCTGACGGTCGGAACGCTCGAGTCACTCGAGGCGGCGATCGCCGAGGCCGAGGAGCCGGTGATCGCTCTCCGCGGAGCGGGGCCGGCGTTCTGTGCCGGCGCCGATCTCGCGGAGGTCGCCGATCTCGACCGAGGAGAGGCCGAGGAGTTCGCTCGGCTCGGACAACGCGTCGCCCGGACGATCGAGGAGAGTTCGGCCGTCGTCGTCGCCGAGATCGACGGCCCGGCGCGCGGCGGCGGGCTCGAGCTCGCGCTCGCCTGCGACGTCCGCGTCGGCACGCCCGATTCGACCTACGGCGAGCC
This DNA window, taken from Natronococcus sp. CG52, encodes the following:
- a CDS encoding DUF7114 family protein translates to MEQADRCRRAAVEAVADVEPPRLHDFIESTLDDASMLPGALALESATAVASEATTVRDETDERDSAETDGVVTHAAGVQLIYEGLRLTRSLAHSEPWTDGGQDIDGDLEILAADILVARGFYLLARTDAAGKAVRTVQAFGQDQTHRLDDRDDSGDVVDPASHDANLERDVLELAVLAGAAAVDETPSATLLETVEELAATAGTSFPPAEHCLIGPDSIPSECSIEESTTDRATSATDS
- a CDS encoding enoyl-CoA hydratase/isomerase family protein, producing MIDADDDGSFRIVTIERPARRNALTVGTLESLEAAIAEAEEPVIALRGAGPAFCAGADLAEVADLDRGEAEEFARLGQRVARTIEESSAVVVAEIDGPARGGGLELALACDVRVGTPDSTYGEPGVTFGLFGAWGGTVRLPRIVGEGDALELACSGRVADAEEALRMGLISRLEDDPRTVTEEIAANAADALSVLKRRLRDDRDRETQERLEAEVFGDLVASHAADLDAVLD